In the genome of Pristis pectinata isolate sPriPec2 chromosome 10, sPriPec2.1.pri, whole genome shotgun sequence, one region contains:
- the cpsf3 gene encoding cleavage and polyadenylation specificity factor subunit 3 isoform X1 — MSAKRKAENVIPAEESDQLLIRPLGAGQEVGRSCIIVEFKGRKIMLDCGIHPGLEGMDALPYIDLIDPAEIDLLLISHFHLDHCGALPWFLQKTSFKGRTFMTHATKAIYRWLLSDYVKVSNISADDMLYTESDLEESMDKIETINFHEVKDVAGIKFWCYHAGHVLGAAMFMIEIAGVKILYTGDFSRQEDRHLMAAEIPSVRPDILIIESTYGTHIHEKREEREARFCNTVHDIVNRGGRCLIPVFALGRAQELLLILDEYWQNHPELHDIPIYYASSLAKKCMAVYQTYVNAMNEKIRKQISINNPFVFKHISNLKSMDHFDDIGPSVVMASPGMMQSGLSRELFESWCTDKRNGVIIAGYCVEGTLAKHIMSEPEEVTTMSGQKLPLKMSVDYISFSAHTDYQQTSEFIRALKPPHVLLVHGEQNEMARLKAALIREYEDNDEVHIEVHNPRNTEAVTLYFRGEKLAKVMGSLADKKADQGQRISGILVKRNFNYHILIPSDLSNYTDLAMSTVTQTQAIQYSGSFMLLAHHLQTLADDVEEIEVQEKPALRVFKAITVIQEPGMVMLEWVANPLNDMYADAVMTVILEVQSNPKAQKVMQQSANKKVDKETYAKRLEVMLEDMFGQDCVSKSNTGNTLSVTVDGKAANISLDTRMVVCEEGSVEDEPLREMVEVAVQRLYETIHPALS, encoded by the exons ATGTCGGCGAAGCGGAAGGCGGAGAATGTGATCCCGGCGGAGGAGAGCGACCAGCTACTGATCCGCCCGCT AGGAGCTGGCCAAGAGGTGGGAAGATCATGCATCATTGTGGAATTCAAAGGAAGAAAAATCATG TTGGATTGTGGGATACACCCTGGTCTTGAAGGAATGGATGCCCTCCCGTACATTGATCTGATTGACCCAGCAGAGATAGACCTCCTCCTTATTAGTCA TTTCCATTTAGATCACTGTGGTGCGCTTCCATGGTTCCTGCAAAAAACTAGTTTTAAAGGCAGAACATTTATGACTCATGCTACAAAAGCTATATATCGCTGGCTGTTGTCTGATTACGTCAAAGTCAG TAATATATCTGCAGATGATATGCTATACACAGAATCAGATCTAGAAGAAAGCATGGATAAGATTGAAACAATCAACTTTCATGAAGTGAAGGATGTGGCAGGAATCAAATTTTGGTGTTACCATGCAGGACATGTCCTGGGAGCAGCCATGTTCATGATTGAAATAGCTGGGGTGAAG ATTTTGTATACTGGAGATTTTTCACGACAAGAGGATAGGCACTTAATGGCAGCTGAAATTCCCAGTGTCAGACCTGATATTCTTATTATA GAATCCACATATGGTACTCACATCCATGAGAAACGTGAGGAGCGTGAAGCTCGATTCTGTAACACCGTACACGATATTGTGAATCGTGGAGGACGCTGCCTCATCCCTGTCTTTGCTCTAGGCCGTGCACAAGAGCTGCTGCTGATTTTAG ATGAATATTGGCAGAACCATCCTGAACTACATGACATCCCCATTTATTATGCCTCATCCCTGGCAAAAAAATGTATGGCTGTGTATCAAACCTATGTCAATGCCATGAATGAAAAAATTCGAAAACAAATCAGTATTAATAATCCTTTTGTCTTCAAACACATCAGCAACCTAAAG AGTATGGATCATTTTGATGACATTGGTCCAAGTGTGGTGATGGCCTCTCCTGGTATGATGCAAAGTGGTTTATCCAGGGAATTGTTTGAAAGTTGGTGCACTGATAAGAGGAATGGCGTCATTATTGCAGGTTATTGTGTTGAAGGTACACTTGCTAAG CACATTATGTCAGAGCCTGAGGAAGTAACAACCATGTCTGGACAGAAGTTACCATTGAAGATGTCAGTAGATTACATTTCATTCTCTGCGCATACAGATTACCAACAGACAAGCGAATTTATTCGTGCATTAAAGCCACCACATGTG TTGCTTGTCCACGGAGAACAGAATGAAATGGCCAGACTGAAGGCAGCACTTATCCGGGAATATGAAGACAATGATGAGGTTCATATTGAGGTCCACAACCCACGTAACACTGAAGCTGTGACATTGTACTTCAGAGGTGAAAAACTTGCCAAG GTGATGGGCTCATTGGCAGACAAAAAAGCTGACCAAGGTCAAAGGATCTCAGGGATACTTGTAAAAAGAAACTTCAACTATCACATACTTATCCCTTCTGACCTATCCA ATTACACTGACTTGGCAATGAGCACAGTGACACAGACCCAGGCCATTCAGTACTCGGGATCTTTCATGCTATTGGCACATCACCTCCAAACTCTTGCAG ATGACGTGGAAGAAATAGAAGTTCAGGAAAAACCAGCACTGAGGGTCTTCAAAGCAATCACAGTGATTCAGGAGCCAGGCATGGTTATGCTGGAG TGGGTGGCAAACCCATTAAATGACATGTACGCTGATGCAGTAATGACAGTGATTCTGGAAGTGCAGTCAAACCCTAAAGCACAGAAAG tCATGCAACAAAGTGCAAACAAAAAAGTTGACAAGGAAACATACGCAAAGAGGTTGGAGGTTATGCTGGA AGATATGTTTGGCCAGGATTGTGTATCCAAATCTAATACTGGCAATACTCTCTCTGTAACAGTGGATGGAAAGGCAGCAAATATTTCTCTTGATACACGG
- the cpsf3 gene encoding cleavage and polyadenylation specificity factor subunit 3 isoform X2 → MLQKLYIAGCCLITSKSGHVLGAAMFMIEIAGVKILYTGDFSRQEDRHLMAAEIPSVRPDILIIESTYGTHIHEKREEREARFCNTVHDIVNRGGRCLIPVFALGRAQELLLILDEYWQNHPELHDIPIYYASSLAKKCMAVYQTYVNAMNEKIRKQISINNPFVFKHISNLKSMDHFDDIGPSVVMASPGMMQSGLSRELFESWCTDKRNGVIIAGYCVEGTLAKHIMSEPEEVTTMSGQKLPLKMSVDYISFSAHTDYQQTSEFIRALKPPHVLLVHGEQNEMARLKAALIREYEDNDEVHIEVHNPRNTEAVTLYFRGEKLAKVMGSLADKKADQGQRISGILVKRNFNYHILIPSDLSNYTDLAMSTVTQTQAIQYSGSFMLLAHHLQTLADDVEEIEVQEKPALRVFKAITVIQEPGMVMLEWVANPLNDMYADAVMTVILEVQSNPKAQKVMQQSANKKVDKETYAKRLEVMLEDMFGQDCVSKSNTGNTLSVTVDGKAANISLDTRMVVCEEGSVEDEPLREMVEVAVQRLYETIHPALS, encoded by the exons ATGCTACAAAAGCTATATATCGCTGGCTGTTGTCTGATTACGTCAAAGTCAG GACATGTCCTGGGAGCAGCCATGTTCATGATTGAAATAGCTGGGGTGAAG ATTTTGTATACTGGAGATTTTTCACGACAAGAGGATAGGCACTTAATGGCAGCTGAAATTCCCAGTGTCAGACCTGATATTCTTATTATA GAATCCACATATGGTACTCACATCCATGAGAAACGTGAGGAGCGTGAAGCTCGATTCTGTAACACCGTACACGATATTGTGAATCGTGGAGGACGCTGCCTCATCCCTGTCTTTGCTCTAGGCCGTGCACAAGAGCTGCTGCTGATTTTAG ATGAATATTGGCAGAACCATCCTGAACTACATGACATCCCCATTTATTATGCCTCATCCCTGGCAAAAAAATGTATGGCTGTGTATCAAACCTATGTCAATGCCATGAATGAAAAAATTCGAAAACAAATCAGTATTAATAATCCTTTTGTCTTCAAACACATCAGCAACCTAAAG AGTATGGATCATTTTGATGACATTGGTCCAAGTGTGGTGATGGCCTCTCCTGGTATGATGCAAAGTGGTTTATCCAGGGAATTGTTTGAAAGTTGGTGCACTGATAAGAGGAATGGCGTCATTATTGCAGGTTATTGTGTTGAAGGTACACTTGCTAAG CACATTATGTCAGAGCCTGAGGAAGTAACAACCATGTCTGGACAGAAGTTACCATTGAAGATGTCAGTAGATTACATTTCATTCTCTGCGCATACAGATTACCAACAGACAAGCGAATTTATTCGTGCATTAAAGCCACCACATGTG TTGCTTGTCCACGGAGAACAGAATGAAATGGCCAGACTGAAGGCAGCACTTATCCGGGAATATGAAGACAATGATGAGGTTCATATTGAGGTCCACAACCCACGTAACACTGAAGCTGTGACATTGTACTTCAGAGGTGAAAAACTTGCCAAG GTGATGGGCTCATTGGCAGACAAAAAAGCTGACCAAGGTCAAAGGATCTCAGGGATACTTGTAAAAAGAAACTTCAACTATCACATACTTATCCCTTCTGACCTATCCA ATTACACTGACTTGGCAATGAGCACAGTGACACAGACCCAGGCCATTCAGTACTCGGGATCTTTCATGCTATTGGCACATCACCTCCAAACTCTTGCAG ATGACGTGGAAGAAATAGAAGTTCAGGAAAAACCAGCACTGAGGGTCTTCAAAGCAATCACAGTGATTCAGGAGCCAGGCATGGTTATGCTGGAG TGGGTGGCAAACCCATTAAATGACATGTACGCTGATGCAGTAATGACAGTGATTCTGGAAGTGCAGTCAAACCCTAAAGCACAGAAAG tCATGCAACAAAGTGCAAACAAAAAAGTTGACAAGGAAACATACGCAAAGAGGTTGGAGGTTATGCTGGA AGATATGTTTGGCCAGGATTGTGTATCCAAATCTAATACTGGCAATACTCTCTCTGTAACAGTGGATGGAAAGGCAGCAAATATTTCTCTTGATACACGG